A DNA window from Stenotrophomonas sp. 57 contains the following coding sequences:
- a CDS encoding c-type cytochrome gives MRASRLLIAVAVALVATACQRPPAAPATPEQARQRAMQRAFELCAGCHTVQPGGIHRFGPNLHGVIGRRAGSLPDYGYSDGMRRADITWTAQTLDTFLQSPTHLVPGTRMYNAFPSAERRALVIAYLQQQSAQ, from the coding sequence ATGCGTGCTTCCCGCCTGCTCATCGCCGTTGCCGTGGCGCTGGTCGCCACGGCCTGCCAGCGCCCGCCTGCAGCACCCGCCACGCCGGAACAGGCGCGCCAGCGGGCCATGCAGCGTGCGTTCGAGCTGTGTGCCGGCTGCCACACCGTGCAGCCCGGTGGCATCCACCGCTTCGGGCCCAACCTGCACGGCGTGATCGGCCGTCGTGCCGGCAGCCTGCCCGATTACGGCTATTCCGACGGCATGCGCCGCGCCGACATCACCTGGACCGCGCAGACGCTGGATACCTTCCTGCAGTCGCCTACCCACCTGGTGCCGGGCACGCGCATGTACAACGCCTTCCCCAGCGCCGAACGCCGCGCCTTGGTGATCGCCTACCTGCAGCAGCAGTCGGCTCAGTGA
- a CDS encoding electron transfer flavoprotein-ubiquinone oxidoreductase, giving the protein MSAEANALPPREVMEFDVVIVGAGPAGLATAIRLRQRAIEAGRELSVCVLEKGSEPGAHVLSGAVMDPRALTELFPDWAERGAPLKQKVTRDEFLFLSETGSRSTPNALLPECFHNEGNYIISLGEVTRWLAQQAEALEVAIFPGFAAAEVLYGGNGEVIGVATGDMGIEKDGSIGPAFERGMALQAKYTIFAEGARGHLGRQLIARYTLDEGKDPQAYGIGIKELWQIDPAKHEPGLVVHAAGWPLDSDTYGGAFLYHADGGKVAIGYVVGLDYKNPWLSPFEEFQRFKTHPDIRKHLEGGTRIGYGARAITAGGLLSLPKTVFPGGALVGCEAGYLNASRIKGSHAAIKTGMLCADAAFDALAADRQHDELSAYPKAFEASWLFTELQQAKNFKQWFKKGQTVATLMTGVEQWLLPKLGVRNPPWTLHRTQPDYACLEPASKHTRIAYPKPDGVLTFDRLSSVFLSSTNHDENQPSHLTLKDPSIPVKVNLAEYAGPEARYCPAGVYEFVGEADNARLQINAQNCVHCKTCDIKDPTQNIVWVTPQGGGGPNYSGM; this is encoded by the coding sequence ATGAGCGCTGAAGCCAACGCCCTGCCCCCGCGTGAAGTAATGGAATTCGACGTGGTGATCGTCGGCGCCGGCCCCGCCGGCCTGGCCACCGCGATCCGCCTGCGCCAGCGCGCGATCGAAGCCGGCCGCGAACTGTCGGTGTGCGTGCTGGAGAAGGGTTCCGAGCCGGGCGCGCACGTGCTGTCCGGTGCGGTGATGGACCCGCGCGCGCTGACCGAACTGTTCCCGGACTGGGCCGAGCGCGGCGCACCGCTGAAGCAGAAGGTCACCCGCGACGAATTCCTGTTCCTCAGCGAGACCGGTTCGCGCAGCACCCCCAACGCGCTGCTGCCGGAGTGCTTCCACAACGAAGGCAACTACATCATCAGCCTGGGTGAAGTGACCCGCTGGCTGGCGCAGCAGGCCGAGGCACTGGAAGTGGCGATCTTCCCGGGCTTCGCCGCCGCCGAAGTGCTGTATGGCGGCAACGGTGAAGTGATCGGCGTGGCCACCGGCGACATGGGCATCGAGAAGGACGGCAGCATCGGCCCGGCGTTCGAGCGCGGCATGGCCCTGCAGGCGAAGTACACGATCTTCGCCGAGGGCGCGCGCGGCCACCTGGGCCGCCAGCTGATCGCCCGCTACACGCTGGACGAGGGCAAGGACCCGCAGGCCTACGGCATCGGCATCAAGGAACTGTGGCAGATCGACCCGGCCAAGCATGAGCCGGGCCTGGTGGTGCATGCCGCCGGCTGGCCGCTGGACAGCGATACCTACGGCGGTGCGTTCCTGTACCACGCCGACGGCGGCAAGGTCGCCATCGGCTACGTGGTCGGCCTGGACTACAAGAATCCGTGGCTGAGCCCGTTCGAGGAATTCCAGCGCTTCAAGACCCACCCGGACATCCGCAAGCACCTGGAAGGCGGCACCCGCATCGGCTACGGCGCACGCGCGATCACCGCCGGTGGCCTGCTGTCGCTGCCGAAGACGGTGTTCCCGGGTGGCGCACTGGTCGGCTGCGAGGCCGGCTACCTCAACGCCAGCCGCATCAAGGGCAGCCACGCGGCGATCAAGACCGGCATGCTGTGCGCCGACGCCGCGTTCGATGCGCTGGCTGCTGACCGCCAGCACGATGAACTGAGCGCCTATCCGAAGGCGTTCGAAGCCAGCTGGCTGTTCACCGAACTGCAGCAGGCCAAGAACTTCAAGCAGTGGTTCAAGAAGGGCCAGACCGTGGCCACGCTGATGACCGGCGTGGAGCAGTGGCTGCTGCCCAAGCTGGGCGTGCGCAACCCGCCGTGGACCCTGCATCGCACCCAGCCGGACTACGCCTGCCTGGAACCGGCGTCCAAGCACACCCGCATCGCCTACCCCAAGCCCGATGGCGTGCTGACCTTCGATCGTCTCAGCTCGGTGTTCCTGAGCAGCACCAACCACGACGAGAACCAGCCCAGCCACCTGACGCTGAAGGATCCGAGCATTCCGGTGAAGGTGAACCTGGCCGAGTACGCCGGCCCGGAAGCGCGCTACTGCCCGGCCGGCGTGTACGAGTTCGTTGGCGAAGCCGACAACGCGCGGCTGCAGATCAACGCGCAGAACTGCGTGCACTGCAAGACCTGCGACATCAAGGACCCGACCCAGAACATCGTCTGGGTGACCCCGCAGGGTGGCGGCGGCCCGAACTACTCGGGCATGTGA